In Podarcis muralis chromosome 14, rPodMur119.hap1.1, whole genome shotgun sequence, one genomic interval encodes:
- the GDE1 gene encoding glycerophosphodiester phosphodiesterase 1 isoform X2 → MFCYSEGLLAAFSTVLLAALVLSRSAVLSCLLTAGLYLVLRLFSLEPAPVQRAQLVVQPRGNPARIAHRGGGHDAPENTLAAIRQAAENGATGVEIDLGFTADGIPVLMHDDTVDRTTDGSGNLNSLTFADIRKFNPAAKHRLWRDYRGEKIPTLKEAVLESMHYDLTIYFDVKGDADKMKQADRNVLTALTHRPWSFSYFGDGKPRYTSCWKHYFMMMLDVILDWSMHNFLWHFCGVSAFLVQKNFVSQEYVRQWSSKGIQVVAWTVNTFAEKMYYENVLQASYMTDSLVEDCDPHF, encoded by the exons ATGTTCTGCTACTCCGAGGGGCTGCTGGCCGCCTTCTCGACGGTGCTGCTGGCCGCGCTGGTGCTGAGCCGGAGCGCCGTGCTCTCCTGCCTGCTGACGGCGGGCCTCTACCTGGTGCTGCGCCTCTTCAGCCTCGAGCCGGCGCCGGTCCAGCGAGCCCAGCTGGTCGTCCAGCCGCGCGGGAACCCGGCGCGCATCGCGCACCGCGGCGGCGGACACGACGCGCCCGAGAACACGCTGGCCGCCATCAGGCAG GCAGCTGAGAATGGAGCAACAGGGGTGGAAATTGACCTTGGATTCACTGCTGATGGCATTCCTGTCCTGATGCATGACGACACTGTAGACAGGACCACGGATGGGTCTGGAAACTTAAACAGCTTGACCTTTGCTGATATCAGAAAATTTAATCCAGCTGCTAAACATAGATTATG GAGGGATTATCGTGGAGAAAAAATACCAACTTTGAAAGAAGCTGTTTTGGAAAGTATGCATTACGATCTCACAATCTACTTTGATGTCAAGGGCGATGCAGACAAG ATGAAGCAAGCTGATAGGAATGTTTTAACAGCTCTAACCCACCGACCATGGAGCTTTAGTTACTTTGGAGATGGGAAGCCTCGCTACACTTCCTGCTGGAAACATTACTTCATGATGATGCTGGATGTCATTTTGGACTGGAGCATGCACAACTTCCTGTGGCACTTCTGTGGGGTTTCCGCTTTTCTGGTGCAGAAAAATTTCGTTTCACA GGAATATGTGAGACAGTGGTCTTCCAAAGGAATTCAAGTTGTGGCTTGGACAGTCAACACATTTGCTGAAAAAATGTACTATGAAAATGTTCTCCAGGCCAGCTACATGACTGACAGCTTAGTGGAGGACTGTGACCCTCACTTCTAG
- the TMC5 gene encoding transmembrane channel-like protein 5, producing MSFHYNNEAFENPDYHHSETLEIDRTRPSQRSTSFRFNPYGASPYESDVDYDNAEERGRSSFVLMPMSSMQTPSDDDEYRRTDFVPEMSSANPYGNSHVNPSFEYEPELIQRSPAANNLLNDPYAHRLGDMPDGVHLIQRRHRQEVDMVFMTPSSLFRSDPGYEETKKKDVEDGCARAVPMGRNVILKISIVGILCYYWLNEVPASKAECWETLVGQDIYRLLVAEFICCLLGSFFGEFLRRIIGTKCCKKLGVPEFDIARNVLDLIYAQTLTWIGVFYSPLLPAIQMISYFIIFWVKKASLMRNCQPPRKAWRASQMNTLFVFLLFFPSFTGVLSVIAVTVWRLEPSKTCGPFRGLVTVFESVSSWMGILTSYPSSRWVVWIYHNLIESVHFFFILSIIVLIITYLYWQIIDGRKIMVKLLQEQIINEGKDKMFLLKKLRALQASKLQNRGEQPQRSSSVRQSTRQQVPAPLPNSTESSPATEERDSYFELARPQMTSFSRVHESSHPAKNATASEALALALRARQEAEWEMGDDESS from the exons AAGACCCTCTCAGAGGAGCACTTCTTTTCGTTTTAATCCTTACGGCGCCTCTCCCTACGAATCCGATGTTGATTACGACAACGCTGAAGAACGAGGACGAAGCTCGTTTGTGCTGATGCCTATGAGCTCGATGCAGACTCCATCTGATGATGATGAATACAGGCGGACAGATTTTGTGCCTGAGATGTCCAGTGCAAATCCATATGGAAACTCTCATG TTAATCCTTCATTTGAGTATGAACCAGAATTAATACAGAGGTCGCCTGCTGCTAATAATCTTCTGAATGATCCTTATGCACACAGACTGGGTGATATGCCTGATGGAG TTCACTTAATCCAGAGACGTCACAGGCAAGAAGTTGATATGGTCTTCATGACACCGTCTAGTCTATTTCGATCAGACCCAGGATATGAAGAGACCAAGAAAAAGGATG TTGAGGATGGTTGTGCGAGGGCAGTTCCAATGGGGCG GAACGTTATTCTGAAAATATCAATCGTTGGGATCCTGTGCTACTACTGGCTTAACGAAGTACCTGCGTCAAAGGCAGAG tGCTGGGAAACTCTGGTTGGCCAAGATATCTACAGGCTGCTTGTGGCTGAATTCATTTGCTGCTTACTGGGATCTTTTTTTGGAGAATTTCTGCGGAG AATCATTGGGACCAAATGTTGCAAGAAACTTGGCGTGCCAGAATTTGACATTGCTCGAAATGTTTTGGATTTAATCTATGCACAGACTTTGACGTG GATTGGTGTCTTCTACTCACCTCTACTTCCAGCCATTCAGATGATATCATATTTCATAATCTTCTGGGTGAAAAAG GCGAGTCTGATGAGGAACTGCCAGCCCCCTCGCAAGGCTTGGAGAGCTTCTCAGATGAACACCCTCTttgttttcctgctctttttCCCATCTTTCACTGGAGTCCTCTCTGTCATAGCAGTCACCGTCTGGAG GTTGGAGCCTTCTAAGACATGTGGCCCTTTCCGTGGTTTGGTGACTGTCTTCGAGTCTGTTTCCAGCTGGATGGGAATACTCACCAGTTATCCTAGTTCAAGATGGGTTGTGTGGATTTATCACAACTTAATTGAAAGTGTGCATTTCTTCTTCATCCTCTCCATCATTGTTTT AATCATCACCTACCTCTACTGGCAAATAATAGATGGGCGTAAAATAATGGTTAAACTTCTGCAAGAGCAGATCATCAAT GAAGGTAAAGATAAAATGTTCCTGTTGAAGAAATTACGTGCGCTGCAGGCATCTAAACTTCAGAATCGGGGAGAGCAGCCACAG AGGAGTTCATCTGTGCGCCAGTCAACTAGACAGCAGGTACCTGCACCATTGCCTAACTCCACTGAAAGCTCTCCAGCAACAGAGGAACGAGACTCTTACTTTGAG CTTGCAAGACCTCAGATGACCAGCTTCTCTCGTG TTCATGAGAGTAGCCATCCAGCCAAGAATGCTACAGCTTCCGAAGCTCTGGCTCTGGCTTTGAGAGCCAGGCAAGAGGCTGAATGGGAAATGGGAGATGATGAAAGTTCCTGA
- the GDE1 gene encoding glycerophosphodiester phosphodiesterase 1 isoform X3 yields MHDDTVDRTTDGSGNLNSLTFADIRKFNPAAKHRLWRDYRGEKIPTLKEAVLESMHYDLTIYFDVKGDADKAVAALKPLYLEYPRLYNTSIVCSFMPDVVYKMKQADRNVLTALTHRPWSFSYFGDGKPRYTSCWKHYFMMMLDVILDWSMHNFLWHFCGVSAFLVQKNFVSQEYVRQWSSKGIQVVAWTVNTFAEKMYYENVLQASYMTDSLVEDCDPHF; encoded by the exons ATGCATGACGACACTGTAGACAGGACCACGGATGGGTCTGGAAACTTAAACAGCTTGACCTTTGCTGATATCAGAAAATTTAATCCAGCTGCTAAACATAGATTATG GAGGGATTATCGTGGAGAAAAAATACCAACTTTGAAAGAAGCTGTTTTGGAAAGTATGCATTACGATCTCACAATCTACTTTGATGTCAAGGGCGATGCAGACAAG GCAGTTGCAGCCCTAAAACCCCTGTACTTGGAATATCCTCGGCTGTACAACACTAGCATCGTTTGCTCTTTTATGCCGGATGTTGTCTATAAG ATGAAGCAAGCTGATAGGAATGTTTTAACAGCTCTAACCCACCGACCATGGAGCTTTAGTTACTTTGGAGATGGGAAGCCTCGCTACACTTCCTGCTGGAAACATTACTTCATGATGATGCTGGATGTCATTTTGGACTGGAGCATGCACAACTTCCTGTGGCACTTCTGTGGGGTTTCCGCTTTTCTGGTGCAGAAAAATTTCGTTTCACA GGAATATGTGAGACAGTGGTCTTCCAAAGGAATTCAAGTTGTGGCTTGGACAGTCAACACATTTGCTGAAAAAATGTACTATGAAAATGTTCTCCAGGCCAGCTACATGACTGACAGCTTAGTGGAGGACTGTGACCCTCACTTCTAG
- the GDE1 gene encoding glycerophosphodiester phosphodiesterase 1 isoform X1, whose product MFCYSEGLLAAFSTVLLAALVLSRSAVLSCLLTAGLYLVLRLFSLEPAPVQRAQLVVQPRGNPARIAHRGGGHDAPENTLAAIRQAAENGATGVEIDLGFTADGIPVLMHDDTVDRTTDGSGNLNSLTFADIRKFNPAAKHRLWRDYRGEKIPTLKEAVLESMHYDLTIYFDVKGDADKAVAALKPLYLEYPRLYNTSIVCSFMPDVVYKMKQADRNVLTALTHRPWSFSYFGDGKPRYTSCWKHYFMMMLDVILDWSMHNFLWHFCGVSAFLVQKNFVSQEYVRQWSSKGIQVVAWTVNTFAEKMYYENVLQASYMTDSLVEDCDPHF is encoded by the exons ATGTTCTGCTACTCCGAGGGGCTGCTGGCCGCCTTCTCGACGGTGCTGCTGGCCGCGCTGGTGCTGAGCCGGAGCGCCGTGCTCTCCTGCCTGCTGACGGCGGGCCTCTACCTGGTGCTGCGCCTCTTCAGCCTCGAGCCGGCGCCGGTCCAGCGAGCCCAGCTGGTCGTCCAGCCGCGCGGGAACCCGGCGCGCATCGCGCACCGCGGCGGCGGACACGACGCGCCCGAGAACACGCTGGCCGCCATCAGGCAG GCAGCTGAGAATGGAGCAACAGGGGTGGAAATTGACCTTGGATTCACTGCTGATGGCATTCCTGTCCTGATGCATGACGACACTGTAGACAGGACCACGGATGGGTCTGGAAACTTAAACAGCTTGACCTTTGCTGATATCAGAAAATTTAATCCAGCTGCTAAACATAGATTATG GAGGGATTATCGTGGAGAAAAAATACCAACTTTGAAAGAAGCTGTTTTGGAAAGTATGCATTACGATCTCACAATCTACTTTGATGTCAAGGGCGATGCAGACAAG GCAGTTGCAGCCCTAAAACCCCTGTACTTGGAATATCCTCGGCTGTACAACACTAGCATCGTTTGCTCTTTTATGCCGGATGTTGTCTATAAG ATGAAGCAAGCTGATAGGAATGTTTTAACAGCTCTAACCCACCGACCATGGAGCTTTAGTTACTTTGGAGATGGGAAGCCTCGCTACACTTCCTGCTGGAAACATTACTTCATGATGATGCTGGATGTCATTTTGGACTGGAGCATGCACAACTTCCTGTGGCACTTCTGTGGGGTTTCCGCTTTTCTGGTGCAGAAAAATTTCGTTTCACA GGAATATGTGAGACAGTGGTCTTCCAAAGGAATTCAAGTTGTGGCTTGGACAGTCAACACATTTGCTGAAAAAATGTACTATGAAAATGTTCTCCAGGCCAGCTACATGACTGACAGCTTAGTGGAGGACTGTGACCCTCACTTCTAG